The DNA sequence TAAGCACCAAGTTGGTTTCTTCACATCTTGCTAACACTCTCTCCAAATTCTCCAAACAAATCCCAAATGATTCCCCGTAGATAGAGAAATCATCCATGAATATCTCCAAAATACTCTCAGCCATATCCGAgaaaatagccatcatacacctttggaaAGTCGCGGGAGCATTGCACAAGCCAAATGGCATCCTCCTAAAGGCAAAGGTGCCATATGGACAAGTGAAGGTGGTTTTCTCTTGATCTTCTGGTGCTATAGAAATCTGATTGTAACCCGAATAACCATCAAGAAAGCAGTAAAACTCTTTTCCCGCCAAACGATCCAACATTTGGTCAATAAATGGCAGCGGGAAATGATCCTTCCGAGTAGCATTGTTGAGCTTCCGATAATCCATACATACCCTCCAACCTGTCACAGTTCgagtaggaatcaactcattgtTCGCATTAGCCACCACCGTGATTCCTCCTTTCTTTGGCACACATTGGACAGGACTAACCCATGAACTATCTGAAATCGGGTATACAATACCATAATCCAGCCACTTTATCACTTCTTTTCGCACTACTTCCTTCATAACAGGATTCAACCTTCATTGATGCTCAATGGAGTTACTACAGCCAGCTTCTAGGATTATTTTGTGCGTGCAAATCGCTGGACTAATCCCTTTTATGTCTGCCATAGTCCACCCAATCGCTCTTTTATGTTTCTTCAGCACTTCTAGCAACAAACCTTCAGCTTCAGCTTCCAAACACACTGAAATAATTATTGGCAGCGTTTCATTCTCCCCCAAATAAGCATATTTGAGGTGGCTTGGCAAAGGTTTCAGCTCTAACTTTGGTGGTTCTTGGATGGAAGGCTTTGGAGGCTTGAAATTGCTTCTTTCAACTCTAAAGACTCAAAAGATCTCTTGAATTTAGGGAAAGGTTGCATCGGCTCAACCCAAGCAACTtgggtttcttcatcttcactcAAAACTTCAAGATCTTCAAGAGAGCTTATCACCCTCTCATCCTTCCACACTTCCTTGTGAAAACTTTCAGCCACAATAGAATCAATCACACTCAAACGTGAACATTCTTCAATCTCATCCGGGAATCTCATAGCATTGAACACATTAAAAGTGACTTTTTGATCATTCACTCTCATAGTGAGaattatatacgcaagtatacgcagtcacacaagtaataaagtgataagtaagatcgtctccacagggattgcaaacaaagtttgatataaaatcaactaattacaacttaaaataaaaagaaataatatgtaaatggttgagtaatgattcaaaattaaaattgacaagaattaaacttgctaaaattaaaactactgctgctagaaaaattgtttgcaagataaaaaatataatatggcaaaaatggcttgaataactaattccttctagtcaggttttttTCAGTCAGTACAGCATCGGTTCAGCATTGCTCTAGCATTCTGCACAGAGATAACAACAAATTCCTCTAGGtttgtgagaattttccaacactcacaacTTTAATTCTATCATTTAGCTtaatatattcctatatcaaaccagcaagcagaacactattcaaacattaatttggtaagttatgcaaggtaaatgaaatattcctatcccacttacaaagaaaagcctaaatctaggttttcacttgcttcattcaagttgaactactagatctagcccttccggtacaagatctagcttagcaaattgttattcatggccaagaaacaacaatcaattaaaatgaaactcacttgaatgaacaaaggcaaacaaatgctaaagtaagcttaaaatttaatcatacccaacttagaagttcatagccattcaagcctcaaaagtTTAGCTCATATTCAAGTAAGAAGATAAAATCCAAGCTAAAAACAATTCATCCATGGCCGCCTTTGCCCAAGTTTACAATCTCAAGAAGTTTTTGATACTAAgtacaaacaacaataaaagatgaaaataaagaagactattaagaaagggtgaaagaaaagtcaaacactaggcttggtcccctcttctttcttttttgttgtaCTTCCTGCTGCAATTAAAGCTCCTCCATAGAAAAATGGCAGCTGCCCAAGTAcgagatgatgaagatgataatGATGATGGTGTACTTCCCTTTCCTTCTCTTtttttgttgttgggtttttagggtcaaatgatgttttgtctttACTTTCTTGCGGCTCGTGATCCTTAGCAATTTCTTTAAGGGGAATCTTCTTTCTCACCTTCTTactatttttgaatttggaCTCCTCAACCATGTTAGGATCCATATCTCCAATTGCTAAGCATTCTCCTATTGCATCCGGAGCACGCATAGGATGAAAGACCTTGAATGTGGCTTGCTCATCTTGAGCTCTCATGGTAAGCTCTCCCTTTTCAACATCTATCAAAGTTCTTCCCGTGGCAAGAAATGGCCTCCCTAAAATGATTGGAACTTCCCTATCTTCCTCATAGTCAAGAATAATGAAATCGGCCGGAAAAATGAACTTATCCACTTGTACCAACACATCTTCAATTTTCCCTTCCGGATGAGCCATGGAACGATCCGCTAATTGCAAAGTGACGGTGGTTggccttgcttctccaattcccaacttcctaaaaatagacataggcatgagattaatactagctcccaagtcacaaagaGCTCTTCCAACATCTCGACCCCCTATAGAAATAGGAATTGTAAAAGCTGCCCGGATCTTTCAATTTGGGtggaattttacttttcaacatAGCACTACATCCCTCCGTCAAAGCGACCGTTTCAAACTCGCCAAGCCTCCTTTTCTTTATCAAAATATCCTTCAAAAACTTCACATAAGTTGGCATTTGCTCCAAAACTTCCACTAAAGGTATATTGATGTGGAGCTGCTTtagaacatcaagaaatctccggaattgaccaTCATCTTGTTGCTTCTTGAACCGTTGAGGAAATGGTAGAGGTGGCTTTTGCAAAGACTTTTCTGCAGCAGAATGCTGACTGGATGCTGTAACTACTGGGGGAATTTCAGCAGCTGAAGTTGCtggttttttcttcatttccccCTCTTTTTGGATTGAAGAGGGCTCTTTACTGCCTGTTGCAGCCACATTTGactcaattatttttccacttctcaaGGTTACCGCTTTGCAATGTTCCTTGCCATCTCTTCTTGGATTTTCGGTGTCACTAGGCAAGGTGCCTTGTGGTCTATTCTTCAAATCATTGGCCAATTGCCCCAATTGAACTTCAAGATTCCGAAGAGATGCTGCCTGGCTTTGAATTACAGCGTCATTCTTGGCCATATAATCTCTCATTAAGCTCTCCAAAGAACTAGTTTGAGAGCCTTGAGGTTGGTGAGGTTGTTGAGGTCTTGGTTGTTGAGAAAAACCCGGTGGGAATGATTGCTTTCCTTGTCCTTGTGCTCCACTTGAACTTGCCCCTTGACCTCCCCATGAAAAGTTCGGATGATGCTTCCATGCCGGATTGTAGGAGTTTGAGTATGGATTGTTGTTGCGGTTGAAGTTTTGATTACCCACATAGCAAACCGAAGCTGGATTTGAAGGGCAATTTTCAAAAGTATGCCCATCACCACAATACACACAAGAGATTTCTGCCCTTTGAATGGCAGCGGCTGGTTGTACACTTCCTCCCATATTCATATTCTTCAAAATGTTGGTCATTGAGGCCATTTGAGCGGTTAGAGCGGTCAAAGCATCTACTTCAAGAACACCCGCTACTTTTCGGCTTGTAGGAGCTCTATTAGTTGACCATTGATAGTTGTTGCTAGCTATCCTTTCCAAAATCTCAAAAGCTTCATTGTAAGACTTGGAAAGAATGGCTCCATTAGCGGAAGCATCCAACACCATCCTAGAAGCCGCATTGAGACCATTGTAAAAAGTCTCAAGTTGGATACAATGAGGAATACCATGGTGTGGGCACTTCCTtaacaactccttgaatcttTCCCATGCATCACTAGTAGTCTCGTCTTCCAATTGTTGAAAAGACATGATCTCGCTTCGAAACTTTGCATTTCTTGTTGGAGGAaagtactttctcaagaatttttCAGCCAAGTCATTCCAATTAGTCACCGAATCGGGAGGAAGAGTGTTAAGCCATGCTCTAGCCCGATCCCTCAAGGAAAATGGGAACAACTTCAATCTTAAAGCCTCTTCACTTACTCCTTGTAgcttgaaagaatcactcacctccaaaaatgagcgaatatggaggtgaggatcttcCGTTGGCGACCCACCAAATTGACCAACcgtttggagcatttgaaacatcaCGGGCTTGAGCTCAAAGTGAGGTGCTTGGATTTCGGGTCTCACAATACCCGGATTTAGCTCATTGAACATAGGGGCTGCATACTCTCTTATTGCTCGGGCTCTATCATCGGCCAAAGCAATAGGATTGGCTTCATTATGAGCACCCCCAATTTCAAACCCATCGGCCATATTGCAGCGTTTTTTAGCCTTTTGTTCCTTCCTCCTTTGTCTAAAAGTGCGTTCAATTTCGGggtcaataggagcaagttcaaggtcttcttcttgctcgttcaTACACTAGATTACacctgaaaaagaaaaattcagcGCACCAAAATAGGATTAAAACTTTaaaccagaaaataaattgcaaaatagttgataatacacaatttttagtttcaatccccggcaacggcgccaaaaacttgttatgaaaattataaacgcaagtatacgcagtcacacaagtaataaagtgataagtaagatcgtctccacagggattgcaaacaaagtttgatataaaatcaactaattacaacttaaaataaaaagaaataatatgtaaatggttgagtaatgatTCAATATTAAAAATGACATGAATTAAACTTGTTAGAATTAAACTACTGCTGCTAAGAAAAATCGATTGCAAGATAAGAGTTATAATATGGTaaaaatggcttgaataactaattccttctagtcaggttttttTTACAGTCAGTACAGCATCGGTTCAGCATTACTCTAGCATTCTGCACAGAGATAACAACAAATtcctctaggcttgtgagaattttccaacactcacaacTTTAATCCTACCATTGAGctcaatatattcctatatcaaaccagcaagcaggacaccattcaaactttcatttggtaagttatgcaaggtaaatgaaatattcctattccacttacaaagaaaagcctaaatctaggttttcacttgctccattcaagttgaactactagatctagcccttccggtacaagatctagcttagcaaattgttattcatggccaagaaacaacaatcaattaaaattaaactcacttgaatgaacaaaggcaaacaaatgctaaagtaagcttaaaatttaatcatacccaacttagaagttcatagtcattcaagcctcaaaagtTTAGCTCATATTCAAGTAAGAAAATGAAATCCAAGCTAAAAACAAATCATCCATGGTCGCCGCCCAAATTTACAATCTCAAGAAGTTTTTGATACTAAgtacaaacaacaataaaagAGAGTAAAGAAAGAAAACTAAAGAGAAGGGGTAAAAGAAAAGTCAAACACTAAGGCTTGGtcccctcttctttcttctttttagtACTCCCTGCTGTGAATTAAAATTGCAGCTGCTCCAAGTACGAAAAATTGATGAAGATGACTCTTCTGTACttcctcttttcttttctttttgatgttgggtttttagggtaccAACCTCCTCAcccaaaatagaagcccaaacttttccactttggcccactagggTGAGACTCCTTTCTTCCATGTCAGCTAGCTGATGCAATTTGAATGATTGGACCGAAATTGCTGAGGTGGATAAGTGAAATTCGTGTTTCCACGTCACTTCCAGGATGCTGAATTCACTTCAGCATTGCTTTAGCATCGCTTCAGCAATCAACCCAGTTCCAGCTTGTACTCCTTTTCTTCCTTGCTTCTTTCTCTTTTACCTGTCAATTTAGTTCctcctttttcaacaaaataagcacagttaattggaaaaacacacccaacaatatcaatatttacaaaacttaaaggttagattactaaatagaaaataacactaaaactaattaaagttaagcaaaataaacacattttcaTTACTCTCCTCACCATactttagtttaaaagcataaaaattaactctataccatagagttatcacaccccaaacttagagtattgctcgtcctcgagtaatgaaaaacaaaaagaactaaacaataaaaacagaaaatgacAGCGACACTAACATGCTTGCGGCAGAGAAAATCTTGCTCTTTCACACTTGGTCTTGGGACAAAATTTGCTCTCAGAATTAGATGAAATGGAAGTGTAATTGGCAGTAGTGAATATGCCTTGAACTTGTGTGTGTCAACAGAATTTTGCATGCTATTTATGTCTTTAAAACTTATCAAGAGTAATTCAATCAATAAAGTGTGCAAATACTTCCCACCAACACTTTGAATTTCTATCACAACTACCCCTCGATCCTCAAGTTTAAAAAGTTTGCTTCCATAAGTTGAACTAGTGTaatcctctccactaatgtagctTAGCTTTACAACTTAGATCAAAAGGACTTGACTAGGCTTGAATGTTAGGCTTGGGTTAGGGTATGGTATAGGATGTATTTAAACTAGCTTAACACCTAACCACTTCACTTGTCAAAAACCGAGCCTCTTCCTTAAAAATTTTTCTCTTGACCCTCTTCCCTAATTCAATACTCACAagtacttgatattaaaattgacttctcttgctatgtttattctcttctttttttttttttcattggtgattttttttttcatatattagaaagacatttattactatattatacttatataataaatagcAAGAGAAGGTTAATTGAAAGTTCATACTCATATACTTTGTGAGCTAATtcccccaccccaaacttacaatccaacattgtccccaatgtggctaaaagtataacCTTGAATTAGCTCGCTACAAGTTACACTCACCGcactcaccccaaacttaatgtgaaacttGGCTCTTGACAAGTGAGCAATTAAGTTAGGATATATGTGGAAATGCAAATTAGGATTGGCGTTAGATGTATGATGGGGTTGCACAACAAGAATAGGCTAAACGGCTCAAACTTGGGTGACTAgagaaaaattgattttataggAAAGGTTAGAAAGGCTCAAACGTCCAAAGATGGCCTAAATCATTTCTAAGTTATAAAGCTCgctaggatttcgcctcaaggaTTACACTAGCTAATTTTAGATGCTTAAACTCTCTCAaagtgttagctattctaaaaaCTCAAAGTATGGTGGGATAACACAAGCACACAATTGTTGAAAGCATTCCTCATAGGCTAGCATGTAGACAAAAATAACACTTAAAATTAGCATTTTCAACACACAAACCAAGGCACTCCACAAATGGAGGAAAATGGATATGTTTCATCATCGAGCGCTACCCTAAACCAAGCTGAAAACACAAGCAGTATTTTTCTCATTTGCAAGCTAAAACATAACATCACAAACatgacaaaacaacatgattaaTACACATCTAATCCACATAATATTTATTACTCACACAACTAAAGACGACAATAAAAGTAAACTAAGTAAACAATCAAACACAACCAGCAATAACAATTTAACTAAGGAGAAAAAGAAAACTCCCTCAAGATTTGAACTCTTCCCCACTAGAGTCTCTGCTTCAAAATGCTGAAGCGATGCTGATCCAATGCTGTACTGGGACCTACTGCTTCAACATACAAATTTGCTCACACCATATTGCAGCAGCCCCTTTTTTCTGTCATTCCTTGCTTTGCACCAGCAATAAAGATCACC is a window from the Cannabis sativa cultivar Pink pepper isolate KNU-18-1 chromosome 1, ASM2916894v1, whole genome shotgun sequence genome containing:
- the LOC115713707 gene encoding uncharacterized protein LOC115713707, whose protein sequence is MNEQEEDLELAPIDPEIERTFRQRRKEQKAKKRCNMADGFEIGGAHNEANPIALADDRARAIREYAAPMFNELNPGIVRPEIQAPHFELKPVMFQMLQTLQGVSEEALRLKLFPFSLRDRARAWLNTLPPDSVTNWNDLAEKFLRKYFPPTRNAKFRSEIMSFQQLEDETTSDAWERFKELLRKCPHHGIPHCIQLETFYNGLNAASRMVLDASANGAILSKSYNEAFEILERIASNNYQWSTNRAPTSRKVAGVLEVDALTALTAQMASMTNILKNMNMGGSVQPAAAIQRAEISCVYCGDGHTFENCPSNPASVCYVGNQNFNRNNNPYSNSYNPAWKHHPNFSWGGQGASSSGAQGQGKQSFPPGFSQQPRPQQPHQPQGSQTSSLESLMRDYMAKNDAVIQSQAASLRNLEVQLGQLANDLKNRPQGTLPSDTENPRRDGKEHCKAVTLRSGKIIESNVAATGSKEPSSIQKEGEMKKKPATSAAEIPPVVTASSQHSAAEKSLQKPPLPFPQRFKKQQDDGQFRRFLDVLKQLHINIPLVEVLEQMPTYVKFLKDILIKKRRLGEFETVALTEGCSAMLKSKIPPKLKDPGSFYNSYFYRGSRCWKSSL